One Psychrobacillus glaciei genomic region harbors:
- a CDS encoding pyruvate, water dikinase regulatory protein produces MKMLNLFIVSDSIGETGELVAKAAISQFRPGLQHTKLKRFPHIDSIDHIKEITELAKEQNAIILYTLVQTNMRDALIECCKQYQLESVDLIGPVLNLLENSLGEKPFEEPGLVRKLDEDYFKKIEAIEFAVKYDDGRDPRGLLQADIVLIGVSRTSKTPLSQYLANKRYKVANVPLVPEVEPPEELFQIDPAKCFGLVITPEKLNFIRKERLIAIGLNDDASYAKIERINDEIKHFDKVVRRIGCRVIDVTNRAVEETANEVINHIFKNN; encoded by the coding sequence ATGAAAATGCTTAACCTATTTATCGTCTCAGATTCTATCGGGGAGACTGGTGAATTAGTAGCGAAAGCGGCGATAAGCCAATTTAGACCTGGTCTTCAGCATACAAAATTGAAAAGATTCCCGCATATTGATTCGATAGATCATATTAAAGAAATTACGGAACTTGCGAAAGAACAGAATGCTATTATTTTGTATACACTTGTTCAAACAAATATGAGGGATGCACTGATAGAGTGCTGTAAACAATATCAATTAGAATCCGTAGATTTAATCGGTCCAGTACTTAACTTATTAGAAAACAGTTTAGGTGAAAAACCATTTGAAGAACCTGGATTAGTTCGTAAATTGGATGAAGACTATTTCAAAAAAATAGAAGCCATAGAATTTGCGGTAAAGTACGATGATGGAAGGGATCCTAGGGGCTTGCTACAAGCTGATATTGTTTTAATTGGTGTTTCGAGAACATCCAAAACGCCATTATCCCAATATTTAGCTAATAAGAGATATAAAGTTGCAAATGTGCCACTTGTTCCAGAAGTAGAGCCGCCGGAGGAACTTTTTCAAATTGATCCAGCAAAATGTTTTGGTCTTGTTATTACTCCGGAAAAGCTCAATTTTATTCGAAAAGAAAGATTAATAGCAATTGGTTTAAATGATGATGCTAGTTATGCTAAAATAGAACGGATAAATGATGAGATAAAACACTTTGATAAAGTTGTTCGAAGAATCGGTTGTCGTGTAATTGATGTGACAAATAGAGCTGTAGAAGAAACTGCGAATGAAGTTATTAATCATATCTTTAAAAATAATTAA
- a CDS encoding helix-turn-helix transcriptional regulator, with product MSPIELNKRQNEILDIVKGNGPITGEQIAERLHLTRSTLRPDLAILTMAGFLDARPRVGYFYSGKKTSQSIADNIAQMRVKNFQSIPVVVEESMTVYDAICHMFLEDVGSLFVVDKTSLLSGVLSRKDFLRTSIGNQDLNKIPVHMIMTRMPNVTYCLKEDTIIDVANKLMSRQIDSLPVVKIRKDGLEVVGRITKTNITRAFLSLADDHDL from the coding sequence GTGAGTCCGATCGAACTCAACAAACGGCAAAATGAGATTTTGGACATTGTAAAAGGAAACGGCCCCATTACAGGAGAACAAATTGCAGAACGACTACATTTAACGCGGTCTACGTTAAGACCCGATCTTGCAATTTTAACAATGGCTGGATTTCTAGATGCTCGTCCGCGAGTTGGTTATTTTTATTCCGGAAAGAAAACAAGTCAATCTATTGCAGATAATATTGCTCAAATGCGTGTAAAAAACTTTCAGTCTATACCTGTTGTTGTAGAGGAAAGCATGACTGTTTATGATGCTATATGCCATATGTTTTTAGAAGATGTAGGGTCATTATTTGTAGTTGATAAAACATCACTGTTATCTGGAGTGCTTTCAAGGAAAGATTTTCTGCGAACTAGTATTGGAAATCAGGATTTAAATAAAATTCCAGTACATATGATTATGACTAGAATGCCAAATGTCACGTACTGTTTGAAAGAAGATACGATTATAGATGTCGCAAATAAATTAATGAGTCGACAAATTGATTCATTACCTGTTGTAAAGATACGAAAAGATGGTTTAGAGGTAGTTGGAAGAATAACGAAAACGAATATCACACGTGCTTTCCTATCATTAGCCGATGACCACGATTTGTGA
- a CDS encoding glycine--tRNA ligase: protein MTNSMEKVVSLAKHRGFVFPGSEIYGGLANTWDYGPLGVELKNNVKKAWWKKFVQESPYNVGLDAAILMNPKTWVASGHIGNFNDPMIDCKKCKSRHRVDKIIEDALDKKGIEMVIDGLSFEKMEDIMLEHDVVCPTCGAFDYTEIRQFNLMFKTFQGVTEASTNEIFLRPETAQGIFVNYKNVQRSMRKKMPFGIAQVGKSFRNEITPGNFTFRTREFEQMELEFFCKPGEDMEWFEFWRNYCKEWLLNLGVAENSIRLRDHSEDELSHYSNATTDIEYKFPFGWGELWGIADRTDFDLKQHMEHSGEDFNYIDPITNERYVPYCIEPSLGADRVTLAFLCEAFDEEQLEGDDTRTVLRFHPALAPIKAAILPLSKKLSEGATSLFSELSKHFMVDYDESQSIGKRYRRQDEIGTPFCITYDFDSETDNQVTVRHRDSMEQTRMPIAEVKAYIESQLQF from the coding sequence ATGACAAATTCAATGGAAAAAGTAGTAAGTTTAGCAAAGCATAGAGGGTTTGTTTTCCCTGGTTCAGAAATTTATGGTGGACTCGCAAATACTTGGGATTACGGTCCACTTGGCGTCGAATTAAAAAACAATGTTAAAAAAGCATGGTGGAAAAAGTTTGTGCAAGAGTCACCATATAATGTTGGCTTAGATGCAGCTATTTTAATGAACCCAAAAACTTGGGTAGCTTCTGGTCATATAGGAAACTTTAATGATCCTATGATTGACTGTAAAAAATGTAAATCTCGTCATCGTGTGGATAAAATTATTGAAGATGCTCTTGATAAAAAAGGAATTGAAATGGTTATTGATGGTCTTTCATTTGAAAAAATGGAAGACATCATGCTAGAACACGATGTAGTATGTCCAACATGTGGCGCTTTTGATTACACAGAAATTCGCCAGTTCAACTTAATGTTTAAAACATTTCAAGGCGTGACTGAGGCATCTACCAATGAAATCTTTTTGCGCCCTGAAACGGCACAAGGAATATTTGTAAACTACAAGAACGTACAACGTTCTATGCGTAAAAAAATGCCTTTTGGTATTGCGCAAGTAGGTAAAAGTTTCCGTAACGAGATTACACCAGGTAACTTCACATTCCGTACAAGAGAATTCGAACAAATGGAATTAGAATTCTTCTGTAAACCAGGGGAAGATATGGAATGGTTTGAATTCTGGCGTAATTATTGTAAAGAATGGTTATTGAATTTAGGTGTCGCTGAAAATAGCATTCGTTTACGTGATCACTCAGAAGACGAGCTTTCTCATTATTCTAATGCAACAACTGATATTGAATATAAATTCCCATTTGGTTGGGGAGAGCTATGGGGTATTGCAGATAGAACAGACTTTGACTTAAAGCAGCATATGGAGCATTCAGGAGAAGATTTCAACTATATTGATCCAATTACAAATGAAAGATATGTACCATATTGTATCGAGCCATCTTTAGGCGCTGACCGTGTAACCCTTGCATTCCTTTGTGAAGCTTTTGATGAAGAGCAATTAGAAGGTGACGATACTCGTACAGTATTGCGCTTCCACCCTGCTCTTGCACCGATAAAGGCAGCAATTTTACCATTATCGAAAAAGTTATCGGAAGGTGCTACTTCGTTGTTCTCAGAGCTAAGCAAACACTTTATGGTAGACTATGATGAATCTCAATCAATTGGTAAACGCTATCGTCGTCAAGATGAAATTGGTACTCCATTCTGTATCACATACGATTTCGATTCAGAAACGGACAATCAAGTAACGGTTCGTCACCGTGATTCTATGGAACAAACAAGAATGCCAATTGCTGAAGTTAAAGCATATATCGAAAGTCAATTACAATTTTAG
- the recO gene encoding DNA repair protein RecO translates to MLQKVEGIVLRASSYGETDKIVTIFSRELGKRAAMARGAKKPTSRLASISQPFTYAYFLVQQGRGMGTLQQGEIIDSMRSIREDIFTTAYASFIMELVDKLIDDESPKPHLFTILQQALQAISEDYDPEAISLFVEWKLLPTAGIYPVLHQCVNCGATDGEFAFSFAQIGFLCHRCFSIDRYLIRLTPAQVKLIRTFYTVPIDQVGKLALKKETKGFIKKIVRTIYSEQVGLRLKSQGFLDQMEKTPEFYTPKKDPGTED, encoded by the coding sequence TTGCTCCAAAAAGTAGAGGGGATAGTCTTGCGAGCTTCTTCATATGGGGAAACGGATAAGATTGTTACCATTTTTTCTAGAGAACTTGGAAAAAGAGCAGCAATGGCTCGTGGAGCGAAAAAGCCCACGAGTCGTTTAGCCTCCATTTCGCAGCCGTTTACATATGCCTATTTTTTAGTACAACAAGGGAGAGGCATGGGTACTCTTCAACAAGGAGAAATCATCGATTCTATGCGGTCGATTCGTGAAGATATTTTCACTACTGCTTATGCTAGCTTCATTATGGAATTAGTAGACAAGCTAATCGATGATGAATCTCCGAAACCCCATCTATTTACAATCTTACAACAGGCACTTCAAGCCATTTCGGAAGACTATGACCCGGAGGCAATTAGTCTATTTGTTGAATGGAAACTGCTACCTACTGCTGGAATTTATCCCGTATTACACCAGTGTGTGAATTGTGGGGCAACAGATGGCGAGTTTGCATTTTCCTTTGCTCAAATTGGATTTTTATGTCATCGATGTTTCTCGATAGATCGATACTTGATAAGACTGACGCCAGCACAAGTCAAACTTATTCGAACATTTTATACAGTACCTATTGATCAAGTAGGAAAGCTGGCATTAAAAAAAGAAACAAAGGGTTTTATTAAAAAAATTGTACGTACGATTTATAGCGAGCAAGTAGGTTTACGACTAAAGTCACAAGGGTTCCTTGACCAAATGGAGAAAACGCCAGAATTTTATACGCCAAAAAAAGATCCAGGGACGGAAGATTAA
- the era gene encoding GTPase Era, whose translation MQQNNEGFKSGFISIIGRPNVGKSTFLNRVIGQKIAIMSDKPQTTRNKVQGVLTLEKSQMIFIDTPGIHIPKHKLGDFMLKVAKNTLREVDVIIFMVNATEPRGKIDELIMDMLENNETPVFLVINKIDQVHPDELINIINSYKNKYDFAEIIPISALQGNNVDRLLETIQKYLPEGPQYYPADQVTDHPERFIISELIREKVLHLTREEIPHSIAVIIDKIKKEEDTEKDMIRVMATIVVERDSQKGIVIGKKGALLKEVGIRARQDIEMLLGTKVFLELWVKVQKDWRNKSAQLRDYGFRDDEY comes from the coding sequence ATGCAACAAAATAATGAAGGTTTTAAATCAGGATTTATCTCCATCATCGGAAGACCAAACGTTGGGAAGTCAACCTTTCTAAATCGAGTAATAGGACAAAAAATTGCAATAATGAGTGATAAACCCCAAACGACTCGTAATAAAGTGCAAGGTGTTTTAACGTTAGAAAAAAGCCAGATGATTTTTATCGACACACCTGGTATTCATATACCAAAACATAAGCTTGGGGATTTCATGTTGAAAGTGGCTAAAAATACATTGCGTGAAGTGGATGTCATTATTTTCATGGTCAACGCAACTGAACCAAGAGGGAAAATTGATGAATTAATCATGGATATGCTAGAAAACAATGAGACACCTGTTTTTCTTGTTATCAATAAAATTGATCAAGTGCACCCTGATGAATTAATTAATATTATCAATTCCTATAAAAACAAATATGACTTTGCTGAAATAATTCCTATCTCAGCGCTTCAAGGAAACAATGTAGATAGATTACTCGAAACGATTCAAAAGTATTTACCGGAAGGTCCACAATATTATCCAGCAGATCAAGTGACAGACCATCCAGAACGTTTCATCATTTCGGAGTTAATCCGAGAAAAAGTACTCCATTTGACACGTGAAGAAATTCCGCATTCAATCGCGGTAATTATTGATAAAATTAAAAAAGAAGAAGATACCGAGAAAGACATGATCCGAGTGATGGCAACAATTGTAGTAGAAAGAGATTCCCAAAAAGGAATTGTAATTGGGAAAAAAGGAGCTTTGCTGAAAGAGGTTGGAATCAGAGCCCGCCAAGATATTGAAATGCTACTTGGAACGAAAGTTTTCTTGGAGTTATGGGTAAAAGTGCAAAAAGATTGGCGCAATAAATCCGCTCAATTAAGAGATTACGGATTTAGAGATGATGAGTATTAA
- a CDS encoding cytidine deaminase produces the protein MNKEKLMEASKTAREKAYVPYSKFPVGAALLTKDGEVIHGCNIENASFGLTNCAERTAVFKAVSEGKNSFAAIAVVADTEGPVSPCGACRQVLAEFCDGNMPVYLTNLNGNVLETTVSELLPGAFTTEDLDYATK, from the coding sequence TTGAATAAAGAAAAATTGATGGAAGCTTCCAAAACAGCTAGAGAGAAAGCGTATGTACCTTATTCTAAATTTCCTGTAGGAGCAGCGCTTTTAACAAAAGATGGAGAAGTTATCCATGGTTGTAATATTGAAAATGCATCTTTTGGATTAACAAATTGTGCAGAACGAACAGCAGTATTCAAAGCTGTTTCAGAAGGAAAGAATAGTTTTGCTGCAATTGCTGTAGTTGCAGATACGGAAGGACCAGTTTCTCCGTGTGGCGCTTGCAGACAAGTGTTAGCGGAGTTTTGTGATGGTAATATGCCGGTTTATTTGACCAACTTAAATGGAAATGTATTAGAAACAACAGTTTCAGAACTGTTACCAGGTGCTTTTACAACGGAGGATTTAGACTATGCAACAAAATAA
- a CDS encoding diacylglycerol kinase family protein — MDIPKFLKSFKYATHGILHVIKSEQNFRFHLLAAIIVLLASIITGLSSFEWIIIIILISGMFMIELVNASIERVVDLASPDFHQLALQAKDLAAGACLVYAICSAIVGFIIFIPKWWGIIF; from the coding sequence ATGGACATTCCTAAGTTTCTGAAATCGTTTAAATATGCAACTCATGGAATATTGCACGTCATAAAAAGTGAACAAAATTTTCGTTTTCATCTATTAGCCGCAATCATTGTATTGCTTGCAAGTATAATAACTGGATTATCAAGTTTTGAATGGATAATCATAATTATATTAATTAGTGGTATGTTCATGATAGAATTAGTAAATGCGTCTATTGAGCGAGTAGTAGATCTAGCGTCACCCGACTTTCACCAGCTTGCTTTACAAGCAAAGGATTTAGCAGCAGGTGCATGCCTCGTCTATGCAATATGTAGTGCTATTGTCGGTTTTATTATTTTTATCCCCAAATGGTGGGGAATCATATTTTAG
- the ybeY gene encoding rRNA maturation RNase YbeY: MLELDVMDETNTLAEQTIELVGKVLQFAAEQQKVKDGSEVSVTFVTNDAIQEINRTYRKKDVPTDVISFAMEEMGDGEIVIKDADIPTLLGDIVISVDRANEQAESYAHTFERELCFLAVHGFLHLLGYDHGTKEEEKVMFGLQETILQAFGLKREGHGHS, from the coding sequence ATGCTAGAACTTGATGTAATGGATGAGACAAATACATTAGCTGAACAAACGATTGAACTTGTAGGAAAAGTATTGCAATTTGCCGCAGAGCAACAAAAAGTAAAAGATGGAAGTGAAGTTAGTGTAACGTTTGTTACAAACGATGCTATTCAAGAAATCAATCGTACTTATCGAAAAAAAGATGTTCCAACCGATGTGATTTCATTTGCTATGGAAGAAATGGGTGATGGTGAGATAGTGATAAAAGATGCGGATATCCCAACGCTTTTGGGAGACATTGTAATTTCTGTAGACCGTGCAAACGAACAAGCAGAATCATATGCTCATACATTTGAAAGAGAGCTTTGCTTTTTAGCTGTTCATGGTTTTTTACATCTCCTTGGTTACGATCATGGGACGAAAGAAGAAGAAAAAGTAATGTTTGGTCTACAAGAAACAATACTACAAGCTTTTGGTTTGAAACGTGAAGGCCATGGACATTCCTAA
- a CDS encoding HD family phosphohydrolase, producing MNSILLKMKQWSNYKHLPLIIISITAIIMFLLLIGNVKENTYDIKEFQLSPETIRSVKTMEDSVKTEQEREKVAAEIQPYYQFQEETADNQVAIIRSIFDSVIEIKKEAIPAEEMESRTSQLNKLKKEMEKIADNASNVYLSEDALTALLSQSPTTLTQSSETLVSFVKETLSERIRLEKVPEQKKELEEKVRKSFNYSHSYINALVSIARFSIVETDIENKELTELRLEQAKASVDPTRILQGQILVQKGGIIDREVYRQLKLLGMLTNKFSYKPIVGVALFVLLTMWVLYIQTINGKDKTVESSKSLLVVLFSLFVSVLMMKVLQFISYNFDVVIAFIFPTAIVSMLVYLLVNERMAFITTIIIAAYAGFIFQEGYTNVFQMEISLYILFGGISGIFALQRMRHNSQILRSSLIVASVNIIFIVFYLLMTKTTYGLTDLLFYIGAAILSGILSGALTIGILPFFESAFGILSTMKLIELSNPNHPLLKKILTETPGTYHHSVMVANLAEAACEAIGANGLLARVSCYYHDIGKTKRPGFFIENQMNGYNPHDNLPPEASRDIIIAHAVDGANILRKHKMPKEIVDVAEQHHGTSLLKFFYYKANEQNDKVKEQEFRYNGPKPQTKENAIISVADSVEAAVRSMKEPSAEKVHALIESIIKDKLQDGQFDECDLSLREIKQIKESFYTTMNGIFHSRIEYPK from the coding sequence GTGAATTCTATCTTATTGAAAATGAAGCAGTGGAGCAATTATAAGCATCTCCCTTTAATTATCATTTCTATTACTGCAATTATTATGTTTTTATTGTTAATAGGGAATGTAAAGGAAAATACATATGATATTAAAGAATTTCAGTTATCTCCTGAAACCATTAGATCCGTCAAAACAATGGAAGATAGTGTGAAAACAGAACAAGAACGTGAAAAAGTAGCAGCAGAAATTCAACCTTATTATCAATTCCAAGAAGAAACCGCGGATAATCAAGTTGCGATTATTCGATCTATATTTGATAGTGTTATAGAAATCAAAAAAGAAGCGATCCCAGCAGAGGAAATGGAAAGTAGAACTAGTCAACTCAATAAGTTAAAAAAAGAAATGGAGAAAATTGCTGATAATGCAAGTAATGTATATTTAAGTGAAGATGCTTTAACGGCGCTCCTTAGCCAAAGTCCTACTACGCTAACTCAATCTAGCGAGACACTAGTTTCCTTTGTAAAAGAGACTTTGAGTGAAAGAATTCGATTAGAAAAAGTTCCGGAACAGAAAAAAGAATTAGAGGAGAAAGTTAGGAAATCCTTTAATTATTCGCATTCGTATATAAATGCGCTTGTATCCATCGCTCGTTTTAGCATTGTCGAAACAGACATTGAAAATAAAGAACTAACAGAATTACGATTAGAGCAAGCAAAAGCAAGTGTTGATCCAACAAGAATTTTACAAGGACAAATTCTCGTTCAAAAAGGTGGAATTATTGATCGGGAAGTTTATAGACAACTGAAGCTTTTAGGAATGCTTACAAATAAATTTTCTTATAAACCTATCGTTGGAGTGGCGTTATTCGTATTGTTAACAATGTGGGTATTGTATATTCAAACGATAAATGGAAAGGATAAAACGGTCGAAAGTTCGAAATCCTTACTAGTAGTTCTGTTTAGTTTATTTGTATCTGTTCTAATGATGAAAGTTTTACAGTTTATATCCTACAATTTCGATGTTGTGATAGCTTTTATTTTTCCAACAGCCATTGTGTCGATGCTCGTATACCTTTTGGTTAATGAACGAATGGCCTTTATCACGACCATTATTATTGCAGCTTATGCTGGATTTATATTTCAAGAAGGTTATACGAATGTATTTCAAATGGAAATCTCGTTATATATTTTATTTGGAGGGATTTCAGGGATTTTTGCATTACAAAGAATGCGGCATAATTCTCAAATCCTTCGTTCCAGTTTAATTGTTGCATCCGTTAACATAATATTTATCGTTTTTTATTTACTAATGACAAAAACGACATATGGTTTAACCGATTTACTATTTTATATAGGAGCAGCAATATTATCAGGTATTCTATCAGGTGCATTAACAATCGGAATATTGCCTTTTTTTGAATCGGCATTTGGGATCCTATCTACTATGAAACTAATTGAATTATCAAATCCTAACCATCCGTTACTAAAAAAAATATTAACAGAAACACCGGGAACATATCATCATAGTGTAATGGTTGCAAACTTAGCGGAAGCCGCTTGCGAGGCAATAGGAGCTAATGGCTTGTTAGCGAGAGTTAGTTGCTATTATCATGACATTGGTAAAACGAAAAGGCCCGGCTTTTTTATTGAAAATCAAATGAATGGGTATAATCCACATGATAATTTACCTCCTGAAGCAAGTCGTGATATTATTATTGCTCATGCAGTAGATGGAGCTAATATTCTACGTAAGCATAAAATGCCGAAAGAAATTGTGGATGTTGCAGAACAACATCATGGGACAAGTTTGTTGAAGTTCTTTTATTACAAAGCGAATGAACAAAATGATAAAGTAAAAGAACAAGAATTTAGGTATAATGGGCCTAAGCCTCAAACAAAGGAAAATGCCATAATTTCAGTTGCGGATAGTGTAGAGGCTGCAGTTCGTTCAATGAAAGAACCAAGCGCAGAAAAAGTTCATGCACTAATCGAATCAATCATTAAAGATAAGCTTCAAGATGGACAGTTTGATGAATGTGACTTATCTTTGCGTGAAATAAAGCAAATAAAGGAGAGCTTTTATACTACAATGAATGGTATTTTTCATTCAAGAATAGAGTATCCAAAATAA